In Gossypium raimondii isolate GPD5lz chromosome 12, ASM2569854v1, whole genome shotgun sequence, a single window of DNA contains:
- the LOC105764611 gene encoding protein NUCLEAR FUSION DEFECTIVE 4 encodes MERLNLKHKLGDKWISTLASIWIQCTSGSLYTFSIYSPILKSTQRYDQSTLDTVSVFKDIGANCGVLSGFLYTFATPSNRRNAYFGGPCLVLAAGAIQCFMGYFLIWASVVGLIPRPPVVGMCFFVLLAAHAQTFFNTANVVTAVRNFPDYSGTAVGIMKGFVGLSGAILIQFYETIFHNKPTSYLLILALLPTINSLLLMWFVRIYDTKEQEEKKLLNAISCVALLLAAYLMAVIIVDHLFTFQLLVRIATFVVLLLLLSSPLCIVPSLRAREKDSSVIHQSLISEGQRSDQEMEVHDTRDSLEEDNLNLLQAMASVYFWILFFGMACGMGSGLATVNNLGQIGESLGYSNFETNTLVSLWSIWNFLGRFGAGYVSDHFLYVKGWARPLFMVLTLSSMSVGHAVIASGMPGALYAGSILVGVCYGSQWSLMPTIASEIFGVKHMGTIFNAITIASPVGSYIFSVRVVGFIYDKEAWGSGCSGTHCFMLSFLIMASATLLGSLAALALFFHTKNFYNQVILRRLLHSLRE; translated from the exons ATGGAGAGGCTGAATCTGAAACACAAGCTCGGCGATAAATGGATTTCAACCCTAGCCAGCATATGGATCCAGTGCACCAGCGGTTCACTCTACACCTTCTCCATCTATTCCCCAATTCTCAAATCCACCCAACGCTATGATCAGTCAACCCTCGACACGGTTTCCGTCTTCAAAGACATCGGTGCCAACTGCGGCGTCCTTTCCGGTTTCCTCTACACTTTCGCCACTCCATCTAACCGCCGCAACGCTTATTTTGGTGGACCCTGCTTGGTCCTCGCGGCTGGTGCTATCCAATGCTTTATGGGCTACTTCCTCATCTGGGCTTCCGTGGTTGGATTGATCCCTCGCCCTCCGGTTGTAGGGATGTGCTTCTTCGTGCTTTTGGCAGCGCATGCTCAGACTTTCTTTAATACTGCTAACGTGGTCACTGCTGTGCGGAACTTCCCTGATTATAGTGGCACTGCTGTTGGTATTATGAAG GGGTTTGTGGGTCTGAGTGGAGCAATATTGATTCAATTTTATGAGACTATATTCCACAACAAACCCACTTCGTATTTGCTGATCCTGGCACTGTTGCCTACCATCAATTCTTTGCTGCTTATGTGGTTTGTGAGAATTTATGACACAAAAGAGCAAGAGGAGAAGAAGCTTCTCAATGCCATTTCATGTGTTGCTCTGCTACTTGCAGCTTATCTTATGGCTGTAATAATAGTGGACCACCTCTTTACTTTCCAATTGCTTGTACGGATCGCTACTTTTGTGGTTCTTCTACTGTTACTTTCATCGCCACTGTGCATTGTGCCGAGCCTGAGAGCAAGGGAAAAAGATTCTTCCGTGATTCATCAGAGTTTGATTTCTGAGGGGCAAAGGTCTGATCAAGAAATGGAGGTTCATGATACGAGGGACTCACTGGAGGAAGACAACCTTAATCTTTTACAAGCCATGGCCAGTGTGTACTTCTGGATTTTGTTCTTTGGCATGGCATGTGGCATGGGGTCGGGGCTTGCCACGGTGAATAACCTTGGCCAAATAGGAGAATCTCTTGGTTACTCCAACTTTGAGACCAACACTTTGGTTTCCTTGTGGAGCATCTGGAATTTTCTAGGCCGGTTCGGGGCTGGATATGTATCGGATCATTTCCTGTATGTTAAAGGATGGGCAAGGCCATTGTTCATGGTGCTAACCCTGTCAAGCATGAGTGTTGGTCATGCTGTGATCGCATCTGGTATGCCTGGTGCCCTATATGCTGGTTCGATACTGGTGGGTGTTTGTTATGGGTCGCAGTGGTCTCTGATGCCCACGATTGCTTCAGAAATATTCGGGGTGAAACATATGGGAACCATATTCAATGCCATCACGATAGCCAGTCCAGTTGGATCGTATATTTTCTCGGTGAGAGTGGTTGGGTTTATTTATGATAAGGAGGCGTGGGGATCAGGTTGCAGTGGAACTCATTGCTTTATGTTATCGTTCCTTATTATGGCATCTGCCACCTTATTGGGTTCTCTTGCCGCTTTAGCCTTGTTTTTCCATACCAAAAACTTTTATAATCAGGTTATACTCAGAAGGCTGCTACATTCCTTGAGGGAGTAA